From Argopecten irradians isolate NY chromosome 12, Ai_NY, whole genome shotgun sequence, one genomic window encodes:
- the LOC138336647 gene encoding carbohydrate sulfotransferase 1-like encodes MEHAECIPKKIRRSSWQRWCTDGSLAMFRKSTSGTLKYDVTVLSFLCVLSLLLGKRTRKVQDFTKTHYHEDVLKVPRKHLSVQEVVILSYYQRHHVVPAIRNKDSEASNFSDRYDQVEYTGAPHVLILTYMRSGSTLIGDILQHHANSTYAFEPLRFIEEYVRTGKEVHYLNGTHRTYPRENSSWVLVDMLYRWLTCDVTRINIMDLSSVMLIQSNSYADYYRCISLRKRLQRATTNQRRKFISQCIKQLRDKCEAGTVFIVKTIRFDMASAGLLLKLLPGLKVVHLLRDPRGKLLSEFNPEVKSWTSLQSRAYAVCNQIQSDILETNLLFKSNPNSIRILTYEQFSVDPILKSQNMFMFLNLTFTREMYTYVKSLTLQRKERRYSKRTWAVQKTNAKLTSMRWRLDMEYEDVEEIDQNCVNLYKTVGYVPMNNNHNLRNLSMPSQNDSLIKYMSL; translated from the exons aATGTATACCAAAGAAGATTCGACGGTCGTCATGGCAGAGATGGTGTACCGATGGTTCACTTGCGATGTTCAGAAAATCAACATCAGGGACCTTGAAATATGATGTTACAGTACTCTCGTTCTTATGTGTACTATCTCTATTGCTTGGTAAGAGGACGAGAAAGGTTCAAGACTTTACCAAGACTCACTATCACGAGGATGTGCTTAAGGTTCCTCGAAAACACCTGTCGGTCCAGGAAG TTGTAATACTTTCCTACTATCAACGCCATCACGTAGTACCAGCGATCAGAAACAAGG attCTGAAGCATCAAATTTCTCAGATCGGTATGATCAAG TTGAATATACTGGAGCTCCACACGTGCTTATTCTAACGTACATGCGCAGTGGATCCACATTAATTGGTGACATACTACAGCATCATGCCAACAGTACGTATGCCTTTGAGCCGTTGAGATTCATTGAAGAATATGTTCGGACGGGAAAGGAAGTACATTATCTTAACGGAACGCACAG GACCTATCCCAGGGAGAACTCCAGCTGGGTCTTAGTGGACATGCTGTATCGCTggctgacctgtgacgtcactaGGATCAACATTATGGACCTCTCGAGCGTTATGTTAATACAATCGAACTCCTATGCAGACTATTACAGGTGCATCAGTTTGAGGAAAAGACTACAACGTGCAACGACAAACCAAAGACGAAAATTTATCAGTCAGTGTATAAAACAGTTGAGAGATAAATGTGAAGCAGGAACAGTTTTCATCGTTAAAACTATACGATTCGATATGGCTTCAGCGGGACTGCTGCTCAAATTGCTGCCAGGACTGAAAGTTGTTCATTTACTACGGGATCCAAGAGGGAAGTTGTTATCTGAGTTTAATCCAGAAGTTAAATCCTGGACGTCGTTGCAGTCCCGGGCTTACGCGGTGTGTAATCAAATTCAGTCGGATATACTTGAGACAAATCTTTTGTTTAAATCGAATCCTAATAGTATCAGAATTCTCACCTATGAACAATTCTCAGTCGATCCTATATTAAAGTCACagaatatgtttatgtttctCAATTTAACGTTTACGAGAGagatgtatacatatgtaaaatcGCTTACTTTACAAAGGAAGGAACGAAGATATTCTAAACGTACTTGGGCAGTTCAAAAGACTAACGCCAAACTAACGTCAATGAGATGGCGGTTAGACATGGAATACGAAGACGTGGAAGAAATAGATCAAAATTGTGTAAATCTTTACAAAACTGTGGGTTATGTGCCAATGAATAATAATCATAATCTGAGAAATCTGTCTATGCCTTCGCAAAATGACTCTCTGATCAAATATATGTCATTATAA